The nucleotide sequence GGGGAGCTGGCTGACGGGGAGCGCATCCTTCCGGGTGGGTTCCTGTTTATGTCCGACATCCTCGGGAGGCCGGATGTCTTGGATGCCGCCGGAAGGTTGTTTGCCCATCGGTTCGCAGGGGCCGGTGCGGAAGTGGTCATGACGGTGGAGACGAAGGGAATCCCCCTGGCGGTCTCGACGGCGCGGTATCTCGGGCTTCCCATCGTGGTGGTCCGCCGGAATCAACGTCTGACGGAGGGCTCTGCCGTGAGTTTGAACTACGTGTCGGGATCGGACCGGCGAATTCAGACGATGTCGTTGTCCCGCCGGTCCCTGCGAGAAGGCAGCCGGGCCCTCATTGTGGACGATTTTATGAAGGCGGGGGGCACGGCCCGGGCGTTGGTGGAGTTGCTGGCCGAGTTCGGTGGCGAGGCTGTGGGAATCGGCGTGTTTACCGCAACCTTGGAGCCGGAGAAAAAGCTGGTCAGCGAATATGTGTCATTGGTGGACATCGGGCGCATGGATGAAGAAAAACGCCGGGTGGAGACGGTTCGCGGCACGTATTTTGGCCGCTGATTCGGTCCGCCGGCAGGAAGGGACGATGGAGGATGGCAGGACAGATCATTTTAACGCCGAAGGCTCCCGGGGCGATCGGCCCTTATTCTCAAGCGATTCGTTGCGGGTCATTCGTTTTTACATCGGGGCAAATCCCTCTCACCCCAGAGGGGCAAATGGTGACGGGGGACATCCGCGAGCAGACCCGGCAGGTATTCGCCAACCTAGAGGCGGTATTGAAAGCAGCTGGGGCGAGTTTTGCAGACGTGGTCAAGGCGACCGTTTTTTTAGCGGATATGAATGATTTTGCCCCGATGAATGAAGTCTATGAGGAAGTGCTCGGCGCGTATAAACCCGCCCGGACGACGGTCCAGGCGGCGGGGCTGCCGAAAGGCGCGGGGGTCGAGATCGAATTGATCGCCGTGATTTCAGAATCGATTTGAATGGCGCTAAACAGGTTTCGGATCTGACGCCGTCGAACTCTCCGTCTAAAATGGAGAGGGGGAGTGACCGTGGAGATCACGTCGGTCCGTTTAGTTCGGCTCAGCGCCGGGAAGCTGCGAGCGTTGGCATCGGTTACCTTTGATGATGAGTTCGTGGTTCACCAGATTCGAGTGATTCACGGAAGCGCCGGATTGTTTGTGGCCATGCCGGCTAGGCGGACGGCCTCCGGGGCCTATCGAGACATCGCACATCCTGTGTCCGCTTCGTTTCGGTCGAAGGTTCAGGCGGCGGTGTTGGCGGCTTACGAGGCGCCCATGGAAGGGGAGCCGTCGGACAAAGTGGAGAGCGAGATCTGAAGGGCTGCGGGTCCCGGGCGAAGGATGTCACACCGACGGCGGCCGTCACCTTTTGTGCGACGGTTGAATCCCCTATAGTGATGAGTTATAGTGTTTTACCGGAAACGCCAGTGTCCGTGCCGGTCCGGGCGGAGAGGCGACGGGGGGATGGTCATTGACGCAGCGAAACGCCGTGGTTTTGGCGGCCGGGCTCGGGACCCGGATGAAATCCCGCAGGCACAAGGTGGTTCACGAAGTATGTGGTCAACCGATGATTCGGCACGTCGTGGACCATCTGAAGGCGAGTCAAGTGGACCGGATCGTCGTAGTGGTGGGTCACTTGGCGGAGCAGGTCCGGGCCGTCTTAGGGGATGAGGTGGAGTACGTTTTTCAGGAGCGGGCGCTCGGTACCGGCCACGCGGTCCTGCAAACCGCTCCCCTGCTGGAGGGGACGGAAGGGCAGACCTTGGTGGTGTGCGGGGATACTCCCCTCATTCGCCCGGAGACGTTCCAGAGGTTGGCCGATGTACAGAAGATGACCGGGGCAGCGGCTGCAGTACTGACCGCCGTCGTGGATCACCCGGAAGGCTATGGGCGGATTGTACGGGACGGCGACCAGATTCGGGCGATCGTCGAGGAGAAAGACGCGGACGAACAGATTCGTGCGATTCGCGAGGTCAACGCGGGGACCTATTGCTTTGACACAGAACAACTGTTCGCTGCCGTTCGCCGCCTCGACAACGGGAACGGCCAAGGGGAGTACTACCTCACGGATTGCGCAGAGATTTTGCAGAAGGATGGCCGGCGGGTGACCCCGGTATTGCTGGAAGATGCCGGGGAGATGGCCGGGGTCAACGATCGAGTGCAGCTGGCTGCGGTGGAAGAAAGCATGCGGCGTCGCATTCTGGAGTACTGGATGCGGGAAGGGGTGACGGTGGTCGACCCCCGGTCGACGTACGTGGATTCCGATGTCGTCATTGGGAGGGACACGGTGATTTTCCCCGGGACGTGGCTCCAGGCCGGGACGCGCATTGGCGAAGACTGCCGGATCGGGCCGGCGGCTCGGCTGTCCGCGTCGGTGGTGGAGGACGGGGTCCAGGTGGAGCAGTCGGTGGTTCTTGGCTCAACGCTGCGCTCGGGGTGCACGGTGGGGCCTTTTGCCTACGTGCGTCCGGGTTCCGATGTGGGACCCGGGGCAAAGATCGGAGATTTTGTCGAGGTTAAGAATGCCGTGATCGGCGCGGGAACGAAAGCCGCACACCTCACATATATCGGAGATGCCGACGTGGGGGAAGGTGTGGTGTTGGGGTGCGGGACCATCACCGTCAATTACGATGGGGTGCAAAAGCATCGCACAAGAATAGGGGATCGAACGTTTGTGGGGTGCAACAGCAATCTGGTGGCTCCCCTGACGGTGGGAGCGGATGCTTACGTGGCCGCCGGATCGACGATCACCGAAGACGTTCCCGACGGGGCTATGGCGATCGCCCGAGAGCGTCAGATCAACAAGGAAGGATACACAGCGAAGCTGCAGCACAAGTTGCGGGGGCGGCGGATGAAAAGCGAGGAGTCCCGGGAGTCATGAGGTATCGCGACGCGAAGTTAAAAGTGTTCACAGGGAACTCGAATCCCGCTTTGGTTCGGGAGGTCGTGGAGCACGTCGGGGTGGAATTGGGACGGTCCCGGGTGACACGATTTAGCGACGGAGAGATTCAGGTCAAGATCGAGGAAAGCGTTCGGGGATGCGACGTTTTCGTTGTGCAATCAACTTCTGCCCCGATCAATGAGAACTTGATGGAATTGCTGATCATGGTGGATGCCCTGAAACGTGCGTCCGCAAAGCGGATCAATGTCGTGATGCCGTATTACGGGTATGCCCGGCAAGATCGCAAGGCCAGGCCTCGGGAGCCGATCACGGCAAAGCTCGTGGCAAACCTCATCGAGACGGCGGGGGCCCATCGGGTGATTGCCATGGATCTGCACGCGGGGCAGATTCAAGGTTTTTTTGATATCCCGGTGGATCACCTGCTCGCGCAACCGATCCTTGCCAGTTATTTTCAAGATAAAGGGTTGAAGGACGTGGTGGTGGTGTCGCCGGACATGGGGGGTGTTACCCGGGCAAGGGGGATGGCCCAGCGTCTCGGAGCCTCGATCGCCATTATCGATAAACGCCGTCCTGAGCCCAATGTTGCGGAGATCATGAACATCATCGGCGACATTGACGGAAAGACGGCCGTGATGATCGACGATATCATCGATACAGCGGGCACCATCACCCAAGGGGCGAAGGCGTTGCTCGAACGGGGGGCAAAGGAAGTGTATGCCTGCTGCACCCATGCGGTTTTGTCGGGCCCGGCGATGGAGCGCCTGCGGGAATCCGAGATCCGAGAGGTCGTCGTGACGAACACGATTCCGCTGAAGGAATCGCCTGTTCTGGACAAGCTGGTGGTACTGTCGGTGGCTCCCCTGATTGGCGATGCGATCATCCGGGTGCACGAAGACCTGTCGGTGAGCACTCTGTTTAATACTTGAAAGCCCGATCGGGGCGGACTGGGCCAGTTTGTCGCCGGTTGCTCTGGTTTGTACCTGTTTGAAGAAAGGAGCGGTTTTTGTGAGTGCCCAAGTGTTACCTCTGGAGGCCCGGGCTGATCTGCGCCGCAGTGTACTGACACATTTGCGCCGATCCGGACGGATTCCGGGTGTCGTGTACGGTAAGGGCCGTGAGCCGGTGCCGGTTGCCGTGGAAGAGGCTCTGCTGGTGAAGATGCAAACGGGGCAAGAGACGGCGTTGGTGGATATCGAGCTGCCGGGACAGGGGCGGTTGCCCGCGGTGATCCAGGAGATTCAAAGGGATCCCGTAACCCGGAAGATTTTGCACGTGGATTTTCACGTCGTCATGTTGGACGAACCTGTCGACGTAGAGGTACCGGTGCAAGTTCAGGGGATAGAAGAAGTCGACAAACGGGGCCTGGTGGCGCAGGTTCTTTTACGGCATCTGCGCATCCGTTGTTTACCGACGGAGATTCCGGAACACTTGCGGGTGGATGTGAGTCGCGCTGAGGAAGGTGACGTCATCCGCGCGGCGGACGTGCAATTGCCGGACGGGGCTCATCTCCTGGAGGAAGCGGACGAAGTCGTGGTCAATATCAGTGCCGCCGGTGCCGGTGCAGGCGCCGGAGAGACTTTGCCGGAGGAGCCAAAAGGACCAGAGATGGTTCGCGATACCGAGGGGAAGGGCCGTCGGGAGTAGGTTGTGCCGGCGGTATGGCCGCAGCCCCGGGCGTGGGAGCTGCGGCTTTTCTCACTGCCTGAGCGCGAGTGGGCTGGTTCGAAATTTCAGAGCCGATCGGCAGAAGGTGGCTGGGCTGAGATGTGGTTAATTGCGGGGCTCGGCAATCCCGGGCCACAATACGCCCAAACGCGCCACAATGCTGGCTTCATGGTGATAGACCGATTGGCCGCACGATGGAGCGTGAGTGTGACGAGCCGGGGCTTTCACAGTCTAACCGCGAGTACCCGGGTGGGCGAAGAGCAAGTGTTGTTGTTGAAGCCTCAAACTTTTATGAACGAGAGTGGCCTGGCGGTGGGCGAGGCAGTCAGGTGGTATCGCCTCGGGCCGGAACGTCTGATCGTTGTCTACGATGACCTGGACTTGCCCCTGGGTAAGATCCGCTTGCGCTACAAAGGGTCGTCGGGTGGCCACAATGGCATGAAATCAATACTCCAACACCTGGGAACCGAAACCTTTGGGCGGGTGAGAATTGGCATCGGCCGGCCGTTGAAAGGCAGAAGTGTGATCGATCATGTCCTTTCTCCGTTTTCCCCGGACGAACTCTCCACCGTTCGTCCCGCATTGAACCGGGCTGTGGAATTGATCGAGATTGCCGTGCAGGAAGGGTTTGAAAAAGCCATGTCAAAAGTTTAATATCGACTGGTCTGTCTTCACCCGGTGTTCGTCAAGTGGTGGTATCCCGATTCCTCCCACCGCGCATACTATGAGGGCAACATGGGCGTCCGGTCTGGACGTTTCGGGAGGCGGGAAAAGGTGCGAATCATCTATGTGTGTCGTCATTGTCATCACTATCTCGGGGAAGTGGATGGAAGCCGCGTGTCGCCTTCGGCTTTGGGTTTCCATTCGTTGACACCCGAAGAACGGGCCGATATAATGACTACGGATCCCCATGAAGGGTGTATCTATGTCAACACGGTGTGCGAATTCTGCCAACAGGCTCTAGAGGCGAATCCTGAACTGACCTTGATTCGCACGCCACTCCAGTAGGAATGTGGAAAAGCGGCGCGCCAAGCCTTGGCTTAGCGATGGGCTGAGGCTTTTTTGGTCTTTGTGTGAGGAGGGGACAGGTTGGAACGATTGATCCAATATGTTTCCGAACATCCGGGATTCCGAACACTGGTGGAGGGTCTGGATGAGCGGGTAGAAGAGCAATGGGTCACGGGGCTGTCCGGGACGGCGGCGCACGTCATGATGGCCGCGCTGCGACGGGAAACCGGCAGGCCGATGCTCGTCGTTACCCATAATCTTCAGGAAGCACAACAGTTGTATGATGATTGTCTTGAATTTCTTCCGAGCGACCGCGTTCTCCTGTTTCCCGAACGCGAGGCGGCGCTGCTCGATGTGGCGGCTTACAGTCCGGAACTCGCGGCCGAGCGCATGGACGTTTTGACGCGATTGGCCAAAGGAGAAAACATTTTGTTGATCACTCCGGCCCGGGCCGTGGACCAGCCCCTTCCGGATCTCGAAATATTCCGTTCCTTCCTCCTGTCTTTAAAGACCGGGGAAGTTTTAAAAAGGGATGAATGGGTGGATCGGCTCCTTCAGATGGGATATGAAGCCGCCGATCGAGTTGAAGCGCGGGGACAATTTGCAGTCCGGGGCGGCATCGTCGATGTTTTTCCCCTCACGCAAGAACGCGCTTACAGGATCGAATTTTTCGACGACGAGATCGATGCCATTCGGGTGTTTGACCCAGAAACCCAGCGCTCCGTCGATCAAGTGCCCGCCTGCGAGATCGGACCGAATACTGAGATTCTGGCCCCGAAAGAGCGAATTCAAGCGGCGGCCCGGGTCGTGAGAAGCCAGTGGGAGCGACAGCGGGAGAAATTTGCCGACGAAGGCCATCGAGAACGAGTGGACCGGTATATCGGGGAAGACGTCCGGCGCATGGAGGCCGGCCACCCTTTTACCGGCTTGCTCCGTTACATCCATCTCCTGTATCCGCATCCAGGGGGACTTTTAACCTGGCTGCCCGCCGAGGCACTCTGCGTCTACGCGGAACCCGTCCGGATTCGGGACAGCCTGAAGCAACGGGAGCGCGAGGAACAGGAGTGGGAACTGCACGGCCTGGAAAAGGGCGAGTTGCTCCCTGGACTCCACCGTCCTGCCATAACGGGGGATGCCGGTCTCTCAGGGCACCGGCAAAGGGTATTATTCTCCTTGCTCGCCCGGCACACGGCCGCCACCCGGCGCATGATTCCGGTGGCCGCCCGGTCCATGCAGCAGTTCCACGGCCAGATGAACGTCTTGAAACAAGAATGGGACCGGTGGGGGCGAACGGGCCAGCGAGTGGTCCTGGTGGCAGCGAACGCAGAACGGGCTGAGCGGTTGCGGCGAGTACTGGAAGACTATGGCATGTCGGCAGATCTGACTTCCGAATGGTCAAAACAGGCCCACCGACCACAAATAGTCCTGGGCGGAATTTCGTCTGGGTTCGAGATGCCAGATCTCAGGTTGGTCGTGGTGACGGAGCAGGAGATTTTTACGGCTAAACGTCGACATCACCGGGTGTCCACCGTCTCGGATGCCGAAAGAATTAAGAATTACCAGGACCTGAAAGTCGGTGATTACGTGGTTCACGTGAACCACGGCATCGGGCAGTACATGGGAATCCAAACCTTGGAGATTGAAGGGATTCACAAGGATTATCTGTACATTCGGTATGCCGGAAATGACAAGTTGTATGTACCGATCGATCAAATCGATCAAGTGCAAAAATACATCGGCGGCGAAGACAAACAGCCGAAATTGTATCATCTCGGCGGAACCGAGTGGGCCAAGGTCAAAAACCGGGTCCGTTCCTCCATCCGGGATATCGCAGAAGAACTGGTCAAACTCTATGCTCAGCGCATGGCTTCGCCCGGCCACGCCTTCTCTCCGGATACGCCCTGGCAGAAAGAGTTTGAAGCAATGTTCCCATACCGGGAGACGCCGGATCAACTCAAGGCCATCGAAGAGATTAAGCGGGATATGGAGCAGCCTCGACCCATGGACCGACTGCTCTGCGGGGATGTCGGTTACGGGAAAACGGAAGTCGCCATGCGCGCCGCGTTTAAAGCTGTGATGGATGGTAAGCAGGTGGCCGTGCTCGTGCCCACGACGGTGCTTGCCCAGCAACATTACGAAACGTTTCGGGAGCGTTTCCAAGGTTTTCCGATCTCCATTGATGTGGTCAGCCGGTTTCGCACCCGCGGCGAAATGAGCCAGGTCTTGAAACAATTGCGAGCAGGCACCGTCGACATCATCATCGGTACCCATCGACTCCTGCAAAAAGACGTGAAATTCAAGGACTTGGGTCTCCTGATTGTGGATGAAGAACAACGTTTCGGCGTTACGCATAAAGAAAGGCTCAAGCAACTCAAGACCAACGTGGACTGCCTGACCCTCACCGCGACGCCGATTCCCCGGACTCTTCACATGTCCATGCTGGGAGTGCGGGATCTGTCGATTATCGAGACTCCGCCGGAAAATCGGTTCCCGGTCCAGACCTACGTGTTGGAGTATGACGACTTACTGGCTAAAGAGGCGATCGAACGGGAAATTGGCCGAGGCGGGCAAGTATATTTTTTGTACAACAAAGTGCAGGACATTGAACAAATGGCAGATCACGTGAGACGTTTGGTCCCGGATGCCAAGGTGGCGGTGGCCCACGGGCAGATG is from Kyrpidia tusciae DSM 2912 and encodes:
- a CDS encoding RidA family protein produces the protein MAGQIILTPKAPGAIGPYSQAIRCGSFVFTSGQIPLTPEGQMVTGDIREQTRQVFANLEAVLKAAGASFADVVKATVFLADMNDFAPMNEVYEEVLGAYKPARTTVQAAGLPKGAGVEIELIAVISESI
- a CDS encoding ribose-phosphate diphosphokinase → MRYRDAKLKVFTGNSNPALVREVVEHVGVELGRSRVTRFSDGEIQVKIEESVRGCDVFVVQSTSAPINENLMELLIMVDALKRASAKRINVVMPYYGYARQDRKARPREPITAKLVANLIETAGAHRVIAMDLHAGQIQGFFDIPVDHLLAQPILASYFQDKGLKDVVVVSPDMGGVTRARGMAQRLGASIAIIDKRRPEPNVAEIMNIIGDIDGKTAVMIDDIIDTAGTITQGAKALLERGAKEVYACCTHAVLSGPAMERLRESEIREVVVTNTIPLKESPVLDKLVVLSVAPLIGDAIIRVHEDLSVSTLFNT
- the mfd gene encoding transcription-repair coupling factor codes for the protein MERLIQYVSEHPGFRTLVEGLDERVEEQWVTGLSGTAAHVMMAALRRETGRPMLVVTHNLQEAQQLYDDCLEFLPSDRVLLFPEREAALLDVAAYSPELAAERMDVLTRLAKGENILLITPARAVDQPLPDLEIFRSFLLSLKTGEVLKRDEWVDRLLQMGYEAADRVEARGQFAVRGGIVDVFPLTQERAYRIEFFDDEIDAIRVFDPETQRSVDQVPACEIGPNTEILAPKERIQAAARVVRSQWERQREKFADEGHRERVDRYIGEDVRRMEAGHPFTGLLRYIHLLYPHPGGLLTWLPAEALCVYAEPVRIRDSLKQREREEQEWELHGLEKGELLPGLHRPAITGDAGLSGHRQRVLFSLLARHTAATRRMIPVAARSMQQFHGQMNVLKQEWDRWGRTGQRVVLVAANAERAERLRRVLEDYGMSADLTSEWSKQAHRPQIVLGGISSGFEMPDLRLVVVTEQEIFTAKRRHHRVSTVSDAERIKNYQDLKVGDYVVHVNHGIGQYMGIQTLEIEGIHKDYLYIRYAGNDKLYVPIDQIDQVQKYIGGEDKQPKLYHLGGTEWAKVKNRVRSSIRDIAEELVKLYAQRMASPGHAFSPDTPWQKEFEAMFPYRETPDQLKAIEEIKRDMEQPRPMDRLLCGDVGYGKTEVAMRAAFKAVMDGKQVAVLVPTTVLAQQHYETFRERFQGFPISIDVVSRFRTRGEMSQVLKQLRAGTVDIIIGTHRLLQKDVKFKDLGLLIVDEEQRFGVTHKERLKQLKTNVDCLTLTATPIPRTLHMSMLGVRDLSIIETPPENRFPVQTYVLEYDDLLAKEAIEREIGRGGQVYFLYNKVQDIEQMADHVRRLVPDAKVAVAHGQMPEDHLELVMLEFLHGEHDVLVTTTIIETGLDIPNVNTLIVYDADHLGLSQLYQLRGRVGRSSRIAYAYFTYQPEKVLTEVAEKRLQAIKEFTELGSGFKIALRDLSIRGAGNLLGPEQHGFIASVGFDLYSDMLADAIRELKGESLPQVVEPQVELAVDAYLPERYIPDSMQKIEIYKKFVSCRRLEDVDDLQEEIEDRFGDIPQEVLNLLAVTRIKIWAIRHDFKSISQQGSEVTLKLHERQNKHIQGDRLFDLTKRFRERIKLTAGQNITMTLRMRGLTAQQSLKLLLEFMEAFQDVVKGQEELQNVL
- a CDS encoding 50S ribosomal protein L25, producing the protein MSAQVLPLEARADLRRSVLTHLRRSGRIPGVVYGKGREPVPVAVEEALLVKMQTGQETALVDIELPGQGRLPAVIQEIQRDPVTRKILHVDFHVVMLDEPVDVEVPVQVQGIEEVDKRGLVAQVLLRHLRIRCLPTEIPEHLRVDVSRAEEGDVIRAADVQLPDGAHLLEEADEVVVNISAAGAGAGAGETLPEEPKGPEMVRDTEGKGRRE
- the spoVG gene encoding septation regulator SpoVG gives rise to the protein MEITSVRLVRLSAGKLRALASVTFDDEFVVHQIRVIHGSAGLFVAMPARRTASGAYRDIAHPVSASFRSKVQAAVLAAYEAPMEGEPSDKVESEI
- the pth gene encoding aminoacyl-tRNA hydrolase; the protein is MWLIAGLGNPGPQYAQTRHNAGFMVIDRLAARWSVSVTSRGFHSLTASTRVGEEQVLLLKPQTFMNESGLAVGEAVRWYRLGPERLIVVYDDLDLPLGKIRLRYKGSSGGHNGMKSILQHLGTETFGRVRIGIGRPLKGRSVIDHVLSPFSPDELSTVRPALNRAVELIEIAVQEGFEKAMSKV
- the glmU gene encoding bifunctional UDP-N-acetylglucosamine diphosphorylase/glucosamine-1-phosphate N-acetyltransferase GlmU, coding for MTQRNAVVLAAGLGTRMKSRRHKVVHEVCGQPMIRHVVDHLKASQVDRIVVVVGHLAEQVRAVLGDEVEYVFQERALGTGHAVLQTAPLLEGTEGQTLVVCGDTPLIRPETFQRLADVQKMTGAAAAVLTAVVDHPEGYGRIVRDGDQIRAIVEEKDADEQIRAIREVNAGTYCFDTEQLFAAVRRLDNGNGQGEYYLTDCAEILQKDGRRVTPVLLEDAGEMAGVNDRVQLAAVEESMRRRILEYWMREGVTVVDPRSTYVDSDVVIGRDTVIFPGTWLQAGTRIGEDCRIGPAARLSASVVEDGVQVEQSVVLGSTLRSGCTVGPFAYVRPGSDVGPGAKIGDFVEVKNAVIGAGTKAAHLTYIGDADVGEGVVLGCGTITVNYDGVQKHRTRIGDRTFVGCNSNLVAPLTVGADAYVAAGSTITEDVPDGAMAIARERQINKEGYTAKLQHKLRGRRMKSEESRES
- the purR gene encoding pur operon repressor, whose protein sequence is MAGVRRSDRLVCLTQLFLQNPHTAVSLSDLAERLGAAKSSLSEDLSIVRAVFEQQGLGTFETATGAAGGIRYIPGVSEAFAVDFVRRLQGELADGERILPGGFLFMSDILGRPDVLDAAGRLFAHRFAGAGAEVVMTVETKGIPLAVSTARYLGLPIVVVRRNQRLTEGSAVSLNYVSGSDRRIQTMSLSRRSLREGSRALIVDDFMKAGGTARALVELLAEFGGEAVGIGVFTATLEPEKKLVSEYVSLVDIGRMDEEKRRVETVRGTYFGR
- a CDS encoding anti-sigma-F factor Fin; translated protein: MRIIYVCRHCHHYLGEVDGSRVSPSALGFHSLTPEERADIMTTDPHEGCIYVNTVCEFCQQALEANPELTLIRTPLQ